AGTGGGGCGTCTCTGGCTACAGTACGCTCAAGAAACAGGAGCTTATCCTCTCGCTGCTTCAGGCCCAGGCAGAAAGGGAGGGTAACATCCTCGCCTGCGGCATACTGGAGATAACTTCCGAGGGCTACGGCTTTTTGCGGCGGGATAGTCTGTTACCCACGTCGAATGATGTTTATGTGTCCCAATCACAGATTCGGCGCTTCGGCTTGCGCACTGGAGACAGCGTGATAGGACAGGCCAGGCCACCCAAGGACGGGGAGAGATATCAAAGCTTGCTGAGGGTGGAACTGGTGAATAACATGGATCCTGAGTCAGCCAGAGAACGGCCTCATTTTGATTCGCTAACTCCCATTTTCCCTAACACTCTGCTGAATCTGGAAACTGCCCCCAGCAACCTCTCTACCCGGCTGATAAACCTGGTGGCTCCTATTGGTAGAGGCCAACGGGGACTGATTGTCTCACCTCCGAAGGCAGGGAAGACGATACTCCTGAAGCAAATTGCCAATGCCATTAGCACTAATTGTGAGGACGTTCATATCATGGTTTGTCTCATTGGGGAGCGGCCGGAAGAGGTGACCGACATGAGGCGTTCTGTCAAGGGGGAGGTGATTGCCGCTACCTTCGATGAGCTGGTAGAGAACCAGACCCGTGTTGCTGAACTAGCCCTGGATCGAGCTAAGCGCTTGGTTGAGGGTAAGAAAGATGTGGTCATACTGCTTGATGGGATCACCCGACTTACCAGAGCCTATAACTTAGCGGCGCCCTCCAGCGGGAGGACTCTCTCCGGTGGTGTTGATCCGGTGGCGCTGTACCATCCCAAGCATTTCTTTGGTGCCGCCAGGAACATTGAAGAGGGCGGCAGTCTTACCATCCTGGCTACCTGCCTTATCGACACTGGTAGCCGAATGGACGACGTCATTTACGAGGAGTTCAAGGGCACTGGCAACATGGAGTTGCATCTTGATCGGCGGCTGGCAGAGCGGCGCGTCTTCCCGGCTATTGACATTCAGCGCAGCAGCACCAGGCGTGAGGAATTGCTCCTCGATGAAGCCACCTTGAAGCAGGTGTGGCTGTTGAGGCGCATGATAAGCATGCTTTCGAACGGTTCACCTGGTACACCTAACCCTACCGAGGCGACCCAAGCGGTTCTGGAACGCCTGGCCAAGACCAAGAGCAACGCCGAGTTCCTGGCTACATTGAATAAGGAAATGTGAAGGCGCTAGCCTTTACCCCGGCCAGGTTCCATTAAAGGTACCCCCGCAGCACACAGGGGACAATCTTCCGGTTTGTAGTTGGGGGCGGAGGTCTGATAACAACTGAAAAGAGGCAAGCCAAAGTCAACCTTTCCCTGACTTCGATCAACCAATACTGCCACCCCGATAACCTTGCCACCTCTCGTTGTCACCGCGTTTATCACTTCGTTGATAGAGCCTCCTGTGGTCAAGACATCGTCTACTACCAGCGTCCTTTCGCCCGGTGAGATGCTCAACCCGCGCCGGAAAACCCTGGTCCCCCCTTCCTTTTCCGCGTAGATGCTGCGCACTCCAAGCTGCCTTGCCACCTCATAAGCCAGAAGGACTCCTCCGGTCGTCGGGCCGGCCACCAGTTTCACTGCCTGATCCTGGAAGTGCCTGGCAATCATCTGGCAGAGTTGCTCTGTGTAGTGAGGGTATTGGAGTACCTGGAACTTCTCCCAGTAGATCGGGGAATGCAGCCCTGAGGACAGCAGGAAGTGCCCCTCCAGCATAGCCCCCGTGGCTTTGAAGATTTCTTCTACTTCTATGGCTACCGCGCTCCTTACTATAAGTGACTCGA
This DNA window, taken from Chloroflexota bacterium, encodes the following:
- a CDS encoding transcription termination factor Rho, with the translated sequence MNFAELETKKREDLLEMAKEWGVSGYSTLKKQELILSLLQAQAEREGNILACGILEITSEGYGFLRRDSLLPTSNDVYVSQSQIRRFGLRTGDSVIGQARPPKDGERYQSLLRVELVNNMDPESARERPHFDSLTPIFPNTLLNLETAPSNLSTRLINLVAPIGRGQRGLIVSPPKAGKTILLKQIANAISTNCEDVHIMVCLIGERPEEVTDMRRSVKGEVIAATFDELVENQTRVAELALDRAKRLVEGKKDVVILLDGITRLTRAYNLAAPSSGRTLSGGVDPVALYHPKHFFGAARNIEEGGSLTILATCLIDTGSRMDDVIYEEFKGTGNMELHLDRRLAERRVFPAIDIQRSSTRREELLLDEATLKQVWLLRRMISMLSNGSPGTPNPTEATQAVLERLAKTKSNAEFLATLNKEM
- a CDS encoding orotate phosphoribosyltransferase, with the protein product MLSLQAIPVGGRIQLSLQSYQEQPHLIESLIVRSAVAIEVEEIFKATGAMLEGHFLLSSGLHSPIYWEKFQVLQYPHYTEQLCQMIARHFQDQAVKLVAGPTTGGVLLAYEVARQLGVRSIYAEKEGGTRVFRRGLSISPGERTLVVDDVLTTGGSINEVINAVTTRGGKVIGVAVLVDRSQGKVDFGLPLFSCYQTSAPNYKPEDCPLCAAGVPLMEPGRGKG